A genomic region of Dermacentor andersoni chromosome 9, qqDerAnde1_hic_scaffold, whole genome shotgun sequence contains the following coding sequences:
- the CSN5 gene encoding COP9 signalosome complex subunit 5 produces the protein MDNHMAQKTWEMSNNVETVQSVDDLYKYNKKQQQDILTAKPWDKDPHYFKDMKVSALALLKMVMHARSGGTLEVMGLLLGKVDANTMIVMDSFALPVEGTETRVNAQAQAYEYMADYTENAKTVGRLENVVGWYHSHPGYGCWLSGIDVSTQMLNQQFQEPFVAIVIDPVRTISAGKVNLGAFRTYPKGYKPPDEGPAEYQTIPLNKIEDFGVHCKQYYSLEVSYFKSSLDRRLLDSLWNKYWVNTLSSSSLLTNADYTTGQVFDLSDKLEQSESQLGRGGFVLGLDPHEKRTEDKLAKATRDSCKTTIEVIHGLMSQVIKDRLFNQVNCITPEQQ, from the exons ATGGACAACCACATGGCACAGAAGACCTGGGAGATGAGCAACAACGTGGAGACCGTGCAGAGCGTGGACGATTtgtacaagtacaacaaaaaacAGCAACAGGACATCCTCACAGCCAAGCCATGGGACAAAGA CCCTCACTACTTCAAAGACATGAAGGTGTCCGCGCTGGCCCTGTTGAAGATGGTGATGCACGCACGTTCTGGTGGAACGCTGGAGGTCATGGGTCTCCTTCTTGGAAAA GTGGATGCCAATACAATGATAGTGATGGACTCGTTTGCGCTGCCTGTCGAAGGAACCGAGACCAGGGTGAATGCCCAGGCTCAGGCGTACGAGTACATGGCCGATTACACAGAGAATGCCAAGACTGTTGGCCGCCTAGAGAATGTAGTGGGCTGGTACCACTCACACCCAGGTTATGGCTGCTGGCTGTCAGGCATTGACGTCAGCACACAGATGCTCAACCAGCAGTTTCAGGAGCCATTCGTTGCCATTGTG ATTGACCCTGTGAGGACCATCTCGGCTGGAAAAGTGAATTTGGGTGCCTTTAGGACATATCCGAAG GGTTACAAGCCCCCAGATGAGGGTCCGGCAGAGTACCAGACCATCCCGCTCAACAAGATTGAAGACTTTGGGGTCCACTGCAAGCAGTACTACTCTCTTGAGGTGTCCTACTTCAAGTCTTCGCTTGACCGCCGGCTCCTGGACTCGCTTTGGAACAAGTACTGGGTCAACACACTCAGTTCGTCCAGCCTACTCACA AATGCTGACTACACGACAGGCCAAGTGTTTGACCTGTCGGACAAGCTGGAGCAGTCCGAGTCGCAGCTCGGTCGAGGTGGCTTTGTCCTAGGCCTGGACCCGCACGAGAAACGAACTGAGGACAAGCTGGCAAAGGCGACGCGAGACAGCTGCAAGACGACCATCGAGGTCATCCACGGCCTCATGTCCCAAGTGATCAAGGACAGGCTCTTCAACCAAGTGAACTGCATCACTCCAGAGCAACAATGA
- the LOC126528020 gene encoding cytochrome c oxidase subunit 5B, mitochondrial-like: MAAAVVVGRSLLRTVRQTVCINAVRFKSEEKPRLYTDMEYATGREKQELLAMAAGNDDPFDMKVFKRGPGTKDNPNLIPSHLEKRMIGCICEEDQTHINWMWLHRGDPKRCECGYWFKIVDAKPL; this comes from the exons ATGGCAGCGGCAGTGGTTGTAGGAAGGTCACTCCTGCGAACTGTACGACAGACCGTTTGCATCAATGCTGTGCGGTTCAAATCGGAGGAAAAGCCAC gtttGTACACGGACATGGAGTATGCCACTGGACGTGAGAAGCAGGAACTCTTAGCCATGGCAGCAGGAAATGAT GATCCATTTGACATGAAAGTCTTCAAGAGGGGCCCAGGCACCAAGGACAACCCAAACCTGATCCCATCCCACTTAGAGAAGCGAATGATTGGTTGCATTT GTGAAGAGGATCAGACCCACATCAACTGGATGTGGCTTCATCGAGGGGACCCAAAGCGTTGCGAGTGTGGATACTGGTTCAAAATTGTGGACGCGAAACCATTGTAG